The genomic DNA GGCGGAAGAGCAGCGTGCAGCTCAGGGTGCGTCATATCCTTTTGGTGGTGCCGCGCGATGCTGACGAGCGCAAGGAAGCCGAGGTGAGAAAGCGGGCCTGGGAGCTCCGCGACCGCATAGCCAAGGGCGAAAGCTTTTTCGACGTGGCGCGCAACTATTCGCAAGATCACATGAGCAGCACAAAGGGAGGGGACCTCGGATTCATTCGTTGGGGGGAAGGGAACTATGACGACGCGTTCTTCGAAGCAGCATTTGCGCTGAAGCAAGGGGAGCTTTCCACGCCAATTCGCACGAGCAGAGGTTACCACATTCTGCGCGTGGAGGACAAACAGATTTCCGGTCTCGGCGAATACGAGCAGGCTAAAGACAGGATCAAGCAGCAGCTGGCCAAAGGCAAGCAGCCAGAGATGGAAAAGGAGTACTACCGCCTGGCCGGAGAGCTTGAGAAGAAGTACAAGGTGCAGTACGATTCCACCGCCATGGCGACCTTTGTGGCGAGGCTGGCAGCGGTGGCTGCCGATACCGGCGCAACGAAGGTGCGGCAGGATCAGGACGTTGAGCGCGACCAGTTCTACGGCCTCTTGCCGGCAGATCATAAAGTTGTCCTGGCTCGCTATGCGGGCGGCAGCGTGAGCGTCGGCGACGTGGTGAACGCCCTGCGCCGCTACCCCGCGCGTCGGCAACCTCGCTTGACTACGGTGGAGATTGTCAAGGATTGGACGTCGCGTCTACTCTGGCGGGATCTGATGCTCAAGGAGGCCAGGCGGGAGAAGTATCACCTGGAGGCGGACATGCGCCGCGTCCGACAGCAGCTCTTGGAAAGGGCCATGCTGCAGCGCATCACTGACGACATGGTGCGCAAGCGCATGAACCTCACCGAGGAGGCCTACAAGGCGTACTTCGAAAGCCATCAGGACAACTACAAGAACCCGGCGCGGGCTAAGGTGCAAGAGATTTTCGTGTCTGACCGGAAGCAG from Calditrichota bacterium includes the following:
- a CDS encoding peptidylprolyl isomerase, encoding RKSSVQLRVRHILLVVPRDADERKEAEVRKRAWELRDRIAKGESFFDVARNYSQDHMSSTKGGDLGFIRWGEGNYDDAFFEAAFALKQGELSTPIRTSRGYHILRVEDKQISGLGEYEQAKDRIKQQLAKGKQPEMEKEYYRLAGELEKKYKVQYDSTAMATFVARLAAVAADTGATKVRQDQDVERDQFYGLLPADHKVVLARYAGGSVSVGDVVNALRRYPARRQPRLTTVEIVKDWTSRLLWRDLMLKEARREKYHLEADMRRVRQQLLERAMLQRITDDMVRKRMNLTEEAYKAYFESHQDNYKNPARAKVQEIFVSDRKQAEQLLRRIRAGESFSRLARQYTERTNVRNQDGVLGYISARQYGNVGQTALQMSVGQVSDIIPMGPKFSIIKVLDREEESPKSYEEAKYDVQRDLRRQEEERLKNEWLEGLRKRFRVTVYDEALRKAFANLFEE